Below is a genomic region from Plasmodium relictum strain SGS1 genome assembly, chromosome: 13.
aagaaatatattttttgtatttatccAATTTCAATATGATTGAGAACAGTGAAAGTTCTAACATATCTGATGAAAATCTTCCTtatgatttaaatttaagCAGGAATAAAATACAGGaagtaaattttttgaatGAATCAGGTtttttagaagaaaaaaagagtaaAAAAATAGACGGAGACAATTTTTATCAAGAGATAAAATATGATATATTAAGAATTGAAAGGAATATAAATACTgaagttaaaaaaagaattgaaGCAAATAAGAATATTCAACAATTAATAGAGCATATGGCAAATGATATGATAAataatgttttaaataaaataacaacaaaaattgaaaatatttctattgatttagataaaattattaaaaaatgcgAAGAATTAGAAAAAGTTATAGGAGAAATAAAAGTTGATCTTCCTACTAAGATTCAAACAGAAATGTTAAgtttaaaaagagaaatttCAGATTTTCAAATTGttgtaaataaatatataaataataaaaaaaaaagagataatatattatatggaaaaattgaaaatattagtgcttatatatatagtaaaatTCAAAGTGAGATATGTTTTAAGCAAGAAGATTTGATTATTCTTAAAAATGAAAGTGAGAAATTGTTAAACTATGATTATGATGAAGATATAAACTTCAAAAATCTTTTTATTGAAGAAATTGAAGATATCAAGGATGCCCTTAATTTAACAATCAAAGCAAGAGAACAATCTGACGACGATATTATTCaagtaataaatttataaatatatttattctttttaaaaatatataaaattgtacgttattaaatttatcatatttataaatatactttaagtaacattttttttttttttaatatatttacatgtggatataaataaaaaaataaaataaaataaaaataaaaaaattgaacatATTAAAtgcatttaataattttttttttttttattaggcTATGAACAAATATACAAACGTACTGCAAAAAGCACTGCAATCAGTTATTATTAACAACCATTGacaataaattataaattaaaaaatagttaTATATGTTagttttatatacatatatatatatatatatatatatttttttttttttaagcatACCtcatatacatttatatattacttctatgagaatattttttgtgttttaattttaagagcttttctttttttgaattGTTTTTCACTTAAgcattataaaatttataatttttttatctttgaTTTCTTTTCTATGTATATTACAAAAACATagtcataaaattttgttttctttatttatttttataaaattataatattaattaaacaTAGTTAACATTTGTTTATATTtgtgatatttttttttttttttttttcatattagctagcaacataataaaaaaagaattttcctttataaaataaatataagtaaaaataataaactttatttaaaaatatatattatttcataattttacatttaactttttataacctttttaaaaatattttaacattattaattgccatttaatgaacaaaaaatataattatttaaatagcAATATATGTTTTGTCCAATAATATTTtggtaaaaaaataaagaaaaatatatatactgaatattttatatttttctctcaatttttttttttttattttattttatgctttaaaagaaaaaagataaatgagttattttattttattttatttttttttttttcttcatacaatattaaaatctttttaacataataaaaattaatcaattttaatttttttttaattttgttatgttttaatttcttattttttctttaataatttttaatatttaaaaaatataaaatatatatatattgttatagtatatatttatttgttatataaatttatgcacatatatatattatatcaatatatatattttttttttggtcaTTTAATgagaattattataataaatacattttcattttcctaTTTAAAATGACGATATGTTCAGGATGTGGAATAGTATCAGATACTACTATTTGTT
It encodes:
- a CDS encoding SF-assemblin, putative, with protein sequence MIENSESSNISDENLPYDLNLSRNKIQEVNFLNESGFLEEKKSKKIDGDNFYQEIKYDILRIERNINTEVKKRIEANKNIQQLIEHMANDMINNVLNKITTKIENISIDLDKIIKKCEELEKVIGEIKVDLPTKIQTEMLSLKREISDFQIVVNKYINNKKKRDNILYGKIENISAYIYSKIQSEICFKQEDLIILKNESEKLLNYDYDEDINFKNLFIEEIEDIKDALNLTIKAREQSDDDIIQAMNKYTNVLQKALQSVIINNH